The following proteins are encoded in a genomic region of Mycteria americana isolate JAX WOST 10 ecotype Jacksonville Zoo and Gardens chromosome 14, USCA_MyAme_1.0, whole genome shotgun sequence:
- the KCNS1 gene encoding delayed-rectifier potassium channel regulatory subunit KCNS1, which produces MVNKTLNYWGPGFEEDVININVGGLRRRLSSSALSKFPDTRLGRLLSCDSEESILQLCDDYDVSAREFYFDRNPGFFLYVLHFYQTGKLHVMEELCVFSFCQEIEYWGINEFFLDSCCSYRYHERKLESRHHNWDEESEVSSVDTSPDEISDINHDLLRYSTLRCGNVRKRLWLTMENPGYSIPSKLFSFVSISVVLVSIATMCIHSMPEYQEVDESGNVLDEPVLHKLEYFCISWFTFEVSSRLLLSPNPRKFFKHPLNLIDIVSVLPFYFTLLVDVTMGSDSELGNLGKVVQVFRLMRIFRVLKLARHSTGLRSLGATLKHSYREVGILLLYLAVGVSVFSGVAYTAEKEEDVGFDTIPACWWWGTVSMTTVGYGDVVPVTVAGKLAASGCILGGILVVALPITIIFNKFSHFYRKQKALEAAVRNSGKKDPEDVESTSSHDRDSEALSETSLGRGSPDRRGLTPGAHPAP; this is translated from the exons ATGGTCAACAAGACCTTAAATTACTGGGGTCCCGGTTTTGAGGAGGACGTTATCAACATCAACGTGGGGGGTCTGAGAAGGCGGCTCAGCTCCAGCGCCCTCTCCAAGTTCCCCGACACCCGGCTGGGACGCCTGCTCTCCTGCGACTCGGAGGAGTCCATCCTGCAGCTCTGCGATGACTACGACGTGAGCGCCAGGGAGTTCTACTTCGACCGAAACCCCGGCTTCTTCCTCTACGTGCTCCACTTCTACCAGACGGGGAAGCTGCACGTCATGGAGGAGCTGTGCGTCTTCTCCTTCTGCCAGGAGATCGAGTACTGGGGCATCAACGAGTTCTTCCTGGACTCCTGCTGCAGCTACCGCTACCACGAGCGCAAGCTGGAGAGCCGGCACCACAACTGGGACGAGGAGAGCGAGGTCAGCAGCGTGGACACGTCCCCCGATGAGATCTCCGACATCAACCATGACCTGCTGCGCTACAGCACGCTGCGCTGCGGCAACGTGCGCAAACGCCTCTGGCTCACCATGGAGAACCCCGGCTACTCCATCCCCAGCAAACTCTTCAGCTTCGTGTCCATCAGTGTGGTGCTGGTTTCCATAGCCACCATGTGCATCCACAGCATGCCCGAGTACCAGGAGGTGGATGAGAGTGGCAACGTGCTCGATGAACCCGTCCTGCACAAGCTGGAGTATTTCTGCATCTCCTGGTTCACCTTCGAAGTGTCTTCCcgcctcctgctctcccccaacCCAAGGAAGTTCTTCAAGCATCCGCTGAACCTGATTGACATTGTCTCAGTACTGCCCTTCTACTTCACCCTCTTGGTGGATGTGACCATGGGCAGTGACTCAGAGCTGGGCAACTTGGGCAAGGTCGTGCAGGTGTTCCGGCTCATGAGGATATTCCGGGTGCTGAAGCTGGCTCGGCACTCCACCGGACTGAGGTCGTTGGGGGCCACCTTGAAG CACAGCTACCGGGAGGTGGGCATCCTGCTGCTCTACCTGGCCGTGGGGGTCTCCGTCTTCTCCGGCGTGGCCTACACTGCTGAGAAGGAGGAAGACGTTGGCTTTGACACCATCCCGGCGTGCTGGTGGTGGGGCACGGTCAGCATGACTACCGTGGGCTATGGCGACGTGGTGCCCGTCACTGTGGCGGGCAAGCTGGCCGCCTCAGGCTGCATCCTGGGGGGCATCCTGGTCGTGGCGCTGCCCATCACCATCATCTTCAACAAGTTCTCCCACTTCTACCGCAAGCAGAAGGCGCTGGAGGCAGCCGTGAGGAACAGCGGGAAGAAAGACCCCGAGGACGTGGAGAGCACCTCCAGCCATGACCGAGACTCAGAGGCTCTGAGCGAGACCTCcctgggcagaggcagccccgACCGCCGCGGTCTGACCCCCGGCGCCCACCCTGCACCCTGA